From the genome of Mycoplasma putrefaciens KS1, one region includes:
- a CDS encoding L-lactate dehydrogenase codes for MKKTTNKVVLIGAGAVGTSFLYAAINQGIAEEYVLIDAFAEPAQGNALDLADTLAVLPQSFSSIKAGSYEDCKDADIIVITAGRPQKPGETRLEMVAGNAEIMRNIALEVKKSGFDGITVIASNPVDVITHVYQQITGFDQHKVIGSGTTLDSARLRRLLAAKLNVQVSSVNAYLAGEHGDSSVAIWSKANVMGQPISYYLETKQITQQDLEEIEKEAIMMAYKIINLKRATFYGIGACLTRIVRAVLKDEKACLMVGARLNGEYKNKGLYTGVPAVIGANGWEQIIEWDLNEKEQQRFDSSCETLAKTIDSVKDIINQK; via the coding sequence ATGAAAAAAACAACAAATAAAGTAGTTTTAATAGGTGCTGGAGCTGTTGGAACATCATTTTTATATGCAGCTATTAATCAAGGAATTGCTGAAGAATACGTATTAATCGATGCTTTTGCTGAACCTGCACAAGGAAACGCTTTAGATTTAGCTGATACTTTAGCTGTATTACCTCAATCATTTAGTTCAATTAAAGCCGGAAGTTATGAAGATTGTAAAGATGCTGATATTATTGTTATTACAGCTGGAAGACCTCAAAAACCAGGTGAAACAAGATTAGAAATGGTTGCAGGAAATGCTGAAATCATGAGAAATATCGCTTTAGAAGTTAAAAAGTCAGGATTTGACGGAATTACTGTAATTGCTTCAAACCCAGTAGATGTTATTACCCACGTTTATCAACAAATTACAGGATTTGATCAACACAAAGTTATTGGTTCAGGAACAACTTTAGACTCAGCAAGACTAAGAAGATTATTAGCTGCTAAATTGAATGTTCAAGTTTCAAGTGTTAATGCTTATTTAGCTGGAGAACACGGAGATTCATCAGTTGCTATTTGATCAAAAGCAAATGTTATGGGTCAACCAATTTCTTACTATCTAGAAACTAAACAAATTACACAACAAGATTTAGAAGAAATTGAAAAAGAAGCTATTATGATGGCGTATAAGATTATTAACCTAAAACGTGCTACATTCTATGGAATTGGTGCATGTTTGACTAGAATTGTACGTGCAGTTTTAAAAGATGAAAAAGCTTGTTTAATGGTTGGTGCTAGATTAAACGGTGAATACAAAAATAAAGGACTATACACTGGAGTTCCAGCAGTCATTGGAGCAAATGGTTGAGAACAAATCATTGAATGGGATTTAAATGAAAAAGAACAACAAAGATTTGATAGTTCATGTGAAACATTAGCAAAAACTATAGATTCAGTTAAAGACATTATTAATCAAAAATAA
- a CDS encoding ribose-phosphate diphosphokinase: protein MNNKDIYIFGLSAGQKLAKEVCDILGIEQKQAKTTKFADGEIIVESVDSVRGKEIYVIQSTSTPVNENLMELLIAIDAFKRGSAEKINVVIPYYGYARQDRKAKGRQPITSKLVADLLTKAGADRVIVFDIHSPQTMGFFDIPMDNFQTSQILANEIVDTIINEGFDREKCILVSPDYGGLNRVHKVDSYTTNMTNGIAVIGKRRPEPNKAEIEFILGDIQDKICFIIDDMIDTGGTIISGAKALKDNGAKDVYIFACHGLFNGPARERMVQAIKQGIVKNVVVTNTIEISEEKKFDGLKIVSVASLLADMIKTSQDHNSLTEVYNKNKDQIRSKIEKFIEKAN, encoded by the coding sequence ATGAACAATAAAGATATTTATATATTTGGTCTTTCTGCGGGTCAAAAACTAGCTAAAGAAGTTTGTGACATTTTAGGAATTGAACAAAAGCAAGCTAAAACAACTAAATTTGCTGATGGAGAAATTATCGTTGAATCAGTTGACTCAGTCAGAGGTAAAGAAATTTATGTAATTCAGTCAACAAGCACTCCTGTAAATGAAAACTTAATGGAATTATTAATTGCAATTGATGCTTTTAAAAGAGGAAGTGCAGAAAAAATTAATGTTGTAATTCCTTATTATGGATATGCTCGTCAAGATAGAAAAGCAAAAGGTCGTCAACCTATTACTTCAAAACTAGTTGCCGATTTACTAACTAAAGCCGGAGCAGATCGAGTAATTGTGTTTGATATTCACTCTCCACAAACTATGGGATTTTTTGATATACCAATGGATAACTTTCAAACATCACAAATTCTTGCAAATGAAATTGTAGATACAATTATTAATGAAGGTTTTGATCGTGAAAAATGTATTCTAGTTTCACCTGATTATGGAGGATTAAATAGAGTGCATAAAGTTGATTCATACACAACTAATATGACTAATGGTATTGCTGTAATTGGAAAGAGAAGACCAGAGCCAAATAAAGCAGAAATTGAATTTATTTTAGGAGATATTCAAGATAAAATTTGTTTTATTATTGATGATATGATTGACACTGGAGGAACTATTATTAGTGGTGCTAAAGCATTAAAAGATAATGGTGCTAAAGATGTTTATATCTTTGCTTGTCATGGTTTATTTAATGGTCCAGCTAGAGAAAGAATGGTTCAAGCTATCAAACAGGGGATTGTTAAAAATGTTGTGGTAACTAACACAATTGAAATTTCAGAAGAAAAAAAATTCGATGGTTTAAAAATAGTCTCAGTTGCTAGTTTATTAGCTGATATGATAAAAACTTCTCAAGATCATAATTCATTAACAGAAGTTTATAACAAAAATAAAGATCAGATTAGAAGCAAAATTGAAAAATTTATTGAAAAGGCCAATTAA
- a CDS encoding TatD family hydrolase: MTISGLYDVHCHLNDPKYFDLDMTSTEIILEAKEAGVDFINNIGYDVKSSKTAVIQANLSSSVFAVVGIHPNYAHLFTHEAYEIIEELAQSNEVVGIGETGLDFSKTDKYQKQQLEAFERQIDLAKKLDLPLMIHLKDHSEQVKVYELAYKLLKEKQVKKAVIHSYEGPLEWAKKFVKLGFLISVSGIVTHNKKVQSVISEISLNSLVVESDAPYYLPTPYKNSLNYPKFLPLTVKYVARLKKVSELVVAQTTRSNAKKLFLKDKVNS, translated from the coding sequence ATGACAATATCTGGACTTTATGATGTTCACTGTCATTTGAACGATCCTAAGTATTTTGACTTAGATATGACTTCAACTGAGATAATATTGGAAGCAAAAGAAGCAGGTGTGGATTTTATTAACAATATTGGTTATGATGTTAAATCATCTAAAACTGCAGTGATTCAAGCAAATTTATCATCAAGTGTTTTTGCCGTAGTTGGGATTCATCCAAATTATGCTCATTTATTTACCCATGAAGCTTATGAAATAATTGAAGAACTAGCTCAGTCTAATGAAGTTGTTGGAATAGGTGAAACTGGTTTAGATTTTTCTAAGACTGATAAGTATCAAAAACAACAATTAGAAGCATTTGAAAGACAAATTGATCTAGCTAAAAAATTAGATTTACCTTTAATGATACATTTAAAAGATCATTCAGAACAAGTCAAAGTTTATGAATTGGCATATAAATTATTAAAGGAAAAACAAGTCAAAAAAGCTGTCATTCATTCATATGAAGGGCCTTTAGAATGAGCTAAAAAATTTGTTAAATTAGGATTTTTAATTTCAGTAAGTGGGATTGTTACTCACAATAAAAAAGTTCAGTCAGTGATTAGTGAAATTTCATTAAATAGTTTAGTTGTTGAATCTGATGCTCCTTATTATTTGCCTACTCCTTATAAAAATAGTTTAAATTATCCAAAGTTTTTACCACTAACTGTTAAATATGTTGCTAGATTAAAAAAGGTTTCTGAACTAGTAGTTGCTCAAACTACCAGATCAAATGCCAAAAAGTTATTTTTAAAAGACAAGGTTAATAGTTAA
- a CDS encoding DUF1904 family protein, which yields MPIIRFSGVSEQKVLDFSKKVNEIAELVVADPEKIMFIYDNSKVFQLKQDQNPIYVTVEWIARPDKEQIFAEYIVDFFKDQSSKVWVFFTDVNAKLYAHTKKVG from the coding sequence ATGCCAATTATTAGATTTAGTGGAGTTTCAGAACAAAAAGTTTTAGATTTTAGTAAAAAAGTTAATGAAATAGCAGAACTTGTTGTAGCTGATCCTGAAAAAATTATGTTTATTTATGATAATTCTAAAGTTTTTCAGTTAAAACAAGATCAAAACCCAATTTATGTAACTGTAGAATGAATTGCAAGACCAGATAAAGAGCAAATATTTGCAGAATATATTGTTGACTTTTTTAAAGATCAGTCTTCTAAAGTTTGAGTCTTTTTTACAGATGTTAATGCTAAACTATACGCACACACTAAAAAAGTCGGTTAA
- a CDS encoding peroxiredoxin, whose translation MQKIKLQDNNNNLVSLADLVAEKGLIVFFYPKAKTGLCTLEALEYQKHLADFKNKGYNVVGVSQDQPEYNNEFCCEQELTFPLLSDVNKELTDQFKLTFVEIELDGKPWKKYERSTFVLDRDLNIIKEMRNVDHITHVHELLQELN comes from the coding sequence ATGCAAAAGATTAAATTACAAGACAACAACAACAATTTAGTAAGTTTAGCTGATTTAGTAGCAGAAAAAGGATTAATAGTATTTTTCTATCCTAAAGCTAAAACAGGATTATGTACTCTTGAAGCATTAGAATACCAAAAGCATTTAGCTGATTTTAAAAACAAGGGCTATAATGTTGTTGGCGTAAGTCAAGATCAACCAGAATACAATAATGAATTTTGTTGTGAACAAGAATTAACATTCCCGCTATTATCAGATGTAAATAAAGAATTAACAGATCAATTTAAATTAACATTTGTTGAAATTGAATTAGACGGAAAACCATGAAAGAAATATGAACGTTCAACATTTGTTTTAGATAGAGATTTAAATATAATTAAAGAAATGCGAAATGTTGATCATATTACTCATGTGCATGAACTATTACAAGAATTAAATTAA
- the metG gene encoding methionine--tRNA ligase, with protein sequence MSKKFYVTTPIYYPSGNLHLGHAYTTTLADILNRYKKEQGYETYFLTGSDEHGQKIEAKAKEAKLTPLEYLNPKVENFKQLWTKLNIVYDKFIRTTDDYHEQAVKKLFTKLYEKGLIYKGQYEGIYCVSCEEFLTAEQVDENGFCKISNTQPQKVNEDTYFLKVSEFQNFVEELLKTEFLIPDYRRNEMLKNFVKPGLKDLSVTRVSFKWGIPIDQDPNHIIYVWLDALSNYITALGYLQDDDHSFKKFWADPETEILQLAGKEIIRFHSIYWPVILKALDLRQPTHLLGHGWILNKNTKMSKSLGNVIDPMKIIELYSSDALRFYIANDLPTEKDGNFSLELFLESFNAHLANNVGNLISRTHNMITKYFDGYIDLTDVEYDSELINLSMRTIDQYIENMDQYKISSAVRNVLNLSAACNKFIEDQAPWNLAKEQNTYQLKNVLATLQRSMSIISYLLKPILVEKYDDMIEQCGLKNVKLDFNNLKTFKDLKFNKLGDKRVLFVRIK encoded by the coding sequence ATGAGTAAAAAATTTTATGTAACCACACCAATTTATTATCCTAGTGGTAATTTACATCTAGGACACGCTTATACAACAACACTAGCTGACATTTTAAATAGGTATAAAAAAGAACAAGGATATGAAACTTACTTTTTAACTGGAAGTGATGAACACGGACAAAAAATTGAAGCCAAAGCAAAAGAAGCAAAACTTACCCCCTTAGAGTATCTAAATCCTAAAGTTGAGAATTTTAAACAATTATGAACAAAATTAAATATTGTTTATGACAAATTTATAAGAACAACTGATGATTATCATGAACAGGCCGTTAAAAAACTTTTTACTAAGTTATATGAAAAAGGTTTAATTTATAAGGGTCAATACGAAGGTATTTATTGTGTTAGTTGTGAAGAATTCTTAACAGCTGAACAAGTAGATGAAAATGGGTTTTGTAAAATTTCAAATACTCAACCCCAAAAAGTTAATGAAGATACTTATTTTTTAAAGGTTAGTGAGTTTCAAAATTTTGTTGAAGAGTTATTAAAAACAGAATTTTTAATTCCTGATTATAGAAGAAACGAAATGTTAAAAAATTTTGTTAAACCAGGTTTAAAAGATCTTTCAGTAACAAGAGTAAGTTTTAAGTGAGGTATTCCAATTGATCAAGACCCAAATCACATTATTTATGTGTGATTAGATGCTTTAAGCAACTATATAACTGCTTTAGGTTACTTACAAGATGATGATCATTCATTTAAAAAATTTTGAGCAGATCCAGAGACAGAAATTTTACAATTAGCGGGTAAAGAAATTATTAGATTTCACTCGATATATTGACCAGTAATATTAAAAGCCTTAGATTTAAGACAACCAACTCATTTGCTAGGTCACGGATGAATTTTAAATAAAAATACCAAGATGAGTAAGTCACTAGGAAATGTAATTGACCCAATGAAAATTATTGAACTTTATTCATCAGACGCATTAAGATTTTACATTGCCAATGATTTACCAACCGAAAAAGATGGTAACTTTAGTCTAGAGTTATTTTTAGAATCATTTAATGCACATCTTGCTAATAATGTTGGCAACTTAATAAGCAGAACTCACAATATGATTACTAAGTATTTTGATGGTTATATAGATCTAACTGATGTTGAATATGATAGCGAGTTAATTAATCTAAGTATGCGAACAATTGATCAATACATTGAAAATATGGATCAATATAAAATAAGTAGTGCAGTTAGAAATGTTTTAAATTTATCTGCAGCATGTAATAAGTTTATTGAAGATCAGGCACCTTGAAATCTAGCAAAAGAACAAAACACTTATCAATTAAAAAATGTTTTGGCTACACTTCAAAGATCTATGTCAATTATTAGTTATTTACTAAAACCCATTTTAGTAGAAAAATATGACGATATGATTGAACAGTGTGGATTAAAAAATGTTAAGCTTGACTTCAATAATTTAAAAACCTTTAAAGATCTTAAATTTAACAAACTAGGTGACAAAAGAGTTTTATTTGTTAGAATTAAATAA
- a CDS encoding alpha/beta fold hydrolase, producing the protein MISFYIWKRVSEKLNTKVTYQDSIDFENRIAKENGYNFDHLDLSGLDKPYKTIKTRFGDLNLFKHGNSKKVVVYCHGVLSNNRNAIKLLDYFIPRGYSVIAYDNFGWGESEKFGKCTLGVKEADLLKDVIDAVKTNLNPKELVVYGESMGGGTVYNYLHKYSNQGVDKFIVDAGYNSFFENIVNDSFPMFWYFMYLSYLFLPLFCLASKWPIKRFNRLEDFEKWDNVLHIHSKQDELVSYRHAKTFIEHLKNTHIYEQPTVHCLGIYYARDEHYKVLDSWLNVQRIEPKEVKPMETKTMKSPAKKAPVKKTPAKKAPVKKTQSKENKPMEVKPMEVQTIKTEPKEVKQETPIEPKE; encoded by the coding sequence ATGATCTCATTTTATATTTGAAAACGCGTAAGTGAAAAATTAAATACAAAAGTAACTTATCAAGACTCAATTGATTTTGAAAACAGAATTGCAAAAGAAAATGGTTATAACTTTGATCATTTAGACTTATCAGGATTAGATAAACCTTATAAGACAATTAAAACTCGTTTTGGTGACTTAAATCTTTTTAAACATGGAAATAGTAAAAAAGTAGTTGTTTACTGTCATGGAGTTTTATCAAATAACCGTAATGCAATTAAGCTTTTAGATTATTTCATACCAAGAGGATATTCAGTAATTGCTTATGATAATTTTGGTTGAGGAGAATCTGAAAAATTTGGTAAATGTACATTAGGTGTTAAAGAAGCAGATCTTTTAAAAGATGTAATTGATGCTGTTAAAACTAACCTAAATCCAAAAGAATTAGTTGTTTATGGAGAATCAATGGGTGGAGGAACTGTATATAATTATTTACACAAATACTCAAACCAAGGTGTTGACAAATTTATTGTTGATGCCGGGTATAACTCATTTTTTGAAAATATAGTTAATGATTCATTTCCTATGTTTTGATACTTTATGTATCTATCTTATCTATTCTTACCATTGTTCTGTCTTGCATCAAAATGACCAATTAAAAGATTCAATCGTTTAGAAGACTTTGAAAAATGAGACAATGTTTTGCACATTCATTCTAAACAAGACGAATTAGTTTCATATAGACATGCTAAAACATTCATTGAGCATTTAAAAAATACTCACATATATGAACAACCAACTGTTCATTGCTTAGGAATTTATTATGCAAGAGATGAACATTATAAAGTTTTAGATTCATGATTAAATGTTCAAAGAATTGAGCCAAAAGAAGTTAAGCCAATGGAAACTAAAACAATGAAGTCTCCAGCAAAAAAAGCTCCAGTTAAGAAAACTCCAGCAAAAAAAGCTCCAGTTAAAAAGACTCAATCAAAAGAAAATAAACCAATGGAAGTTAAGCCAATGGAAGTTCAAACAATAAAAACTGAACCAAAAGAGGTTAAACAAGAAACACCAATTGAACCAAAAGAATAA
- a CDS encoding SDR family oxidoreductase, producing MKKLVAITGASSGIGLECAKLFSKNGHPLLIMARRKEILDDLNLPNCLTAKVDVKNIEEIKQAISLAEQQFGPVDLMINNAGIMPLDKYVDQPLEQKYDILDTNIKGVINGMDAVLPSMLKQNHGTVVNISSVAGRYTYENLAIYNGSKFAVNAITQQVRRELAHSNIRFTLIEPAIVKTNLLSSTTRKDILDNYMKAVDRINGGLKPEQIAKTILYVYQLPQDVCIKELMITHTNQMV from the coding sequence ATGAAAAAATTAGTGGCAATTACTGGGGCTAGTTCAGGAATTGGACTAGAATGTGCTAAATTATTTTCAAAAAATGGTCATCCTTTACTAATTATGGCAAGAAGAAAAGAAATTTTAGATGATTTAAACTTGCCAAACTGCTTAACTGCTAAAGTTGATGTTAAAAATATTGAAGAGATCAAACAAGCTATTAGTCTAGCTGAACAACAATTTGGACCAGTTGATTTAATGATCAATAATGCAGGAATTATGCCTTTAGATAAATATGTTGATCAACCACTTGAACAAAAATACGATATCTTAGATACCAACATTAAAGGTGTTATTAATGGGATGGATGCAGTTTTACCATCGATGTTAAAACAAAACCATGGAACTGTTGTTAATATTTCAAGTGTTGCAGGAAGATATACTTATGAAAATCTTGCAATCTACAACGGTTCTAAGTTTGCGGTAAATGCCATTACTCAACAAGTAAGACGAGAGTTAGCACATAGTAATATTAGATTTACTTTAATTGAGCCTGCAATAGTTAAAACTAACTTATTATCATCAACTACTAGAAAAGATATTTTAGATAATTATATGAAAGCAGTTGATAGAATTAATGGTGGTCTAAAACCTGAACAAATTGCAAAAACCATTTTATATGTTTATCAACTACCACAAGATGTTTGTATCAAAGAATTAATGATTACTCACACAAATCAAATGGTCTAA
- a CDS encoding ABC-F family ATP-binding cassette domain-containing protein, giving the protein MSLIVLENISHQNGAKILYKNSEMRINKNEHVALVGPNGVGKTTLLNIIAQKITPDHGTIEWHPKAKIGYLDQHQEVDMNITSQDYLKDAFKDLYEIEAKINQIYENMAVEYKEEDLIKALELQDYLSSHGFDTIDKTIGNLVAGLGINPENMSKKLGQLSGGQRGKILLAKLLLKNDDFILLDEPTNFLDVDQVEWLANFLNNYEHAFLIVSHDVDFINKVSKIIFAIENQQINRYVGDYNKYLELSALKAEQYDKARESQQQQIAKLKDYISRNAARASTARSAQSRQKQLEKIDVMNQRQKLVKPKMSFKYKRPNSAIVVKAQNLTIGYGFALTEPLTFELREGQKCIVKGYNGIGKTTFLKTVANEISPISGSVKLGEGVEIRYFHQTEDFANQETPISYLMTRHPKMLEPEIRATISRFGVKSELMLNPLKQLSGGEQTKVRLASLSLEPASLLILDEPTNHIDVLAKESLLEAIQQFQGTVLITTHDINFETNWADKVLNFENLVE; this is encoded by the coding sequence ATGAGTTTAATAGTTTTAGAAAATATCTCTCATCAAAATGGAGCTAAAATTTTATATAAAAATTCTGAAATGAGAATTAATAAAAATGAGCATGTTGCATTAGTAGGTCCTAATGGTGTTGGAAAGACTACTTTGTTAAACATCATTGCTCAAAAAATAACTCCAGATCACGGCACAATTGAATGACACCCTAAAGCAAAAATTGGCTATTTAGATCAACATCAAGAAGTTGACATGAATATTACTAGTCAAGATTATCTAAAAGATGCTTTTAAAGATTTATATGAAATTGAAGCTAAAATTAATCAAATCTATGAAAATATGGCTGTGGAATACAAAGAAGAAGATTTAATAAAAGCATTAGAATTGCAAGATTATCTATCTAGTCATGGTTTTGATACAATTGATAAAACTATTGGAAATTTAGTTGCTGGATTAGGAATCAATCCTGAAAATATGTCAAAAAAATTGGGTCAATTATCAGGTGGACAAAGAGGAAAGATTTTACTAGCTAAATTACTGTTAAAAAATGATGATTTTATTTTACTAGATGAGCCAACTAACTTTTTAGATGTTGATCAAGTAGAATGATTAGCTAACTTTTTAAATAACTATGAACACGCATTTTTAATAGTAAGTCATGATGTTGATTTTATTAATAAAGTTTCTAAAATCATTTTTGCTATTGAAAACCAACAAATTAATCGTTATGTAGGGGATTACAACAAATATTTAGAACTATCAGCACTAAAAGCTGAACAATATGATAAAGCAAGAGAGTCTCAACAGCAACAAATTGCAAAATTAAAAGATTATATTTCTCGAAACGCAGCAAGAGCATCAACAGCACGTAGCGCCCAATCTCGTCAGAAACAATTAGAAAAAATTGATGTTATGAATCAACGTCAAAAACTAGTGAAACCAAAAATGAGTTTTAAATATAAAAGACCTAATTCAGCAATTGTTGTTAAAGCTCAAAATTTAACAATTGGTTATGGTTTTGCTTTAACTGAACCTTTAACTTTTGAATTACGAGAAGGACAAAAATGTATTGTTAAAGGTTATAACGGTATTGGTAAAACTACCTTTTTAAAAACTGTTGCAAATGAAATTTCACCAATTAGTGGTTCAGTGAAACTAGGTGAAGGTGTTGAAATTAGATACTTTCACCAAACTGAAGATTTTGCTAATCAAGAAACACCTATATCTTATCTAATGACTAGACATCCAAAAATGTTAGAACCAGAAATAAGAGCAACAATCTCAAGATTTGGAGTTAAATCAGAGTTAATGTTAAATCCCTTAAAACAACTTTCTGGAGGAGAACAAACAAAAGTAAGACTAGCTTCACTCAGTTTAGAACCAGCCAGTTTATTAATACTAGATGAACCAACTAATCACATTGATGTTTTAGCAAAAGAATCATTACTAGAAGCAATTCAACAATTTCAAGGAACTGTATTAATAACTACTCATGATATTAACTTTGAAACAAATTGAGCCGATAAAGTACTAAACTTTGAAAACTTAGTAGAATAA
- the pth gene encoding aminoacyl-tRNA hydrolase, whose protein sequence is MKLIVGLGNPGKQYQSTRHNAGWIVLDILLERYGYNSVRQEFNSEIYTSLVGNEKVLFVKPLTFMNNSGIAIFQIMNYYKININDLIVIHDDKDLSISRLQFKKTGSAAGHNGIKSIIQHLSTQDFYRLRIGIDSPRDGWKIIDWVLSKFSDNDLLSIKNLVQQKSDFVIDFVENKSFLYIMNKYN, encoded by the coding sequence ATGAAATTAATTGTTGGATTAGGTAATCCCGGTAAACAGTACCAATCAACAAGACATAACGCTGGTTGGATAGTTCTTGATATTTTGCTTGAAAGATATGGTTATAACTCTGTTAGACAAGAATTTAATTCAGAAATTTATACAAGTTTAGTTGGTAATGAAAAAGTATTGTTTGTTAAACCTTTAACTTTTATGAATAACTCCGGAATTGCAATTTTTCAAATTATGAATTACTACAAGATCAATATTAATGATTTAATTGTGATTCATGATGACAAAGATTTAAGCATTTCAAGACTTCAATTTAAAAAGACTGGATCTGCTGCTGGTCACAATGGGATTAAATCTATTATTCAACACCTTTCAACTCAAGATTTTTATAGGTTAAGGATCGGAATCGATAGTCCTAGAGATGGATGAAAAATCATTGATTGAGTTTTATCTAAATTTAGTGATAACGATCTTTTATCAATCAAAAATCTTGTTCAGCAAAAATCAGATTTTGTCATTGATTTTGTCGAAAATAAGAGCTTTTTATACATAATGAATAAATATAATTAA
- a CDS encoding glycerophosphodiester phosphodiesterase, with translation MILVAHRGFRGLYGENRVYDFKNALKITKAVEFDIRLTRDDKIIIFHDHHFKRIGNLDKTVKSLTYNEIKQIPFFVENPDSLPALFEEFMDQYFKQYQMINIEIKPDNFTDKQLDIVFNAIKKYTNQGVEIIVSSFSTNVLHEILKRSSNDGFKTGYLFEKMSLFDIELAKKFDFLHPPISLLKKPKNQELFLNLNIPLNVWTFKKMSDVEKMHSMYKQLINGYISDYPDLYPRD, from the coding sequence ATGATTTTAGTGGCTCATCGTGGTTTTAGAGGTTTATATGGAGAAAACAGAGTCTATGATTTTAAAAATGCCTTAAAAATCACTAAAGCTGTAGAATTTGATATCAGACTAACAAGAGACGATAAAATTATCATTTTTCATGATCATCATTTTAAAAGAATTGGAAACTTAGATAAAACTGTTAAATCTTTAACCTACAATGAAATTAAACAAATTCCTTTTTTTGTTGAAAACCCTGATTCATTACCCGCCTTATTTGAAGAATTTATGGATCAATACTTTAAACAATATCAAATGATCAACATAGAAATTAAGCCTGATAACTTCACTGATAAACAATTAGATATCGTATTTAACGCAATTAAAAAATATACTAATCAGGGTGTTGAAATTATTGTTTCTTCATTTTCAACAAATGTTTTACACGAGATTTTAAAAAGAAGCAGTAATGATGGCTTTAAAACAGGATACTTATTTGAAAAAATGTCTTTATTTGATATTGAATTAGCTAAAAAATTTGACTTTCTACATCCACCAATCAGCTTATTAAAAAAACCAAAAAATCAAGAGTTATTTTTAAACTTAAACATTCCTTTAAATGTTTGAACTTTTAAAAAAATGAGTGATGTAGAAAAAATGCATTCAATGTATAAACAATTAATTAATGGTTACATATCAGATTATCCTGATTTATATCCAAGAGATTAG